In Candidatus Scalindua japonica, the genomic stretch CATTTTGGAAGAACTGAAGATTCCTTCTCATGGGAAAAGACAGATAAGGCGGAGATACTGAAAAAAGAGGCAGGGTTATAATCAGAAATTAATTTGATTGTTTCACCGTACAGTAACTAATGAAAAAGGAGTGACGCAGACATCTTACTTCTGTGTCACTCCCTCATAAGAAAATTCTTATCTAATTTAATTGCTGTAATAACATTTTTGTACAGAAAGGCTTCTTTACAATGAAAGACATAAGAGAATATAAAGAATATTTAAAATATTTCGTAACAGTTTTTGGAATATTAATGTTGGGAGTCTGTTTTTCTCCTCTGTATTCTTTTGGTGGACTTGGAGTTTGTGTAGAAGGGGATTGTGAAAACGGACATGGTACTTATACTCTCTTTGGCATAGAAGAATATGTGGGAAATTTTAAAGCAGGGGTATATGACGGAGAAGGCACTTTAACATATTTTGACGGAACAAAATATATTGGAACATTTGATAATGGTAAATACAATGGTCAAGGCTCTTTGACTCTGCATGATGGTTCAAGTTATGTTGGAGATTTCAAGGGTGGCGCGTTTAGCGGCCAGGGTACTTTTACCTGTTTTGATGGCGCAAAATATGTAGGGAATTTTGAGAATGGTAAGTATAACGGTCAAGGCACATTAACCTTATCTGATAATTCAATTTATGTCGGAGAGTTTGCGGATGACAAATATGAAGGCCAGGGTACTATGACTAAGACAAATGGTGAGAAATATGTGGGAATGTTCAATAATGGTGAGTTCAACGGCAAGGGCGCTTTAACCATGCCTAACGGAGAAAAATACGTAGGCGATTTTAAAGACGGCTTATTACACGGTATGGGAACTTTAACCTCCTCCAATGGTTCAGATTATGATGTACAGTTCGAATATAATAATTTGATATCCGTGTCTCCCAGTCGATAATCCTGTAACTTAACTCATGATAATAGTATACAAAGTTACCAGGTTGTCAGTATTATGTGGTTAGTCTTACTTTACCTTGTACTTTCTTAACAGGAATACATATTTATGACGATATTCGTAAAAATTATAGAACAACTGGTATCATTCAGGGCTAAAGTCGTTTTTATAATAATGGCGATGGTATTATCTTTTTCCATATCCGCTTATGCCCAGGAAGTCCTGTGGGAGAAATTGAACAATAAGGCAGATACACTTATTAACCAGAAACGATACCCGGATGCATTAAGTGTGTCAGAAGAAGCATTAAAAGTTGCGGAAGATACATTTGGTCCTGATAACCCAAAAGTCGCGATATCTTTGAACAAGATTGCCGAACTTTACGTCATCAAAGGTTCTTATGCTGAAATTGAACCCCTTTATAAACGAGCATTAGAGATAAATGAAAAATCCCTCGGGCCAGATCACCCTGATGTTGCGATATCTTTGAACAATCTGGCGGAGCTTTACTATAATCAGGGTAGATATATAGAAGCAGAACCTCTTTATGAGCATGCCTTGAAAATATTAAAAAAGACCCTTGGTCCAGACCATCCGGAAGTTGTAATTACTTTAGAAAGCATGAGGGCTCTTTATAAAAAAATGAGTAAGGATAAAAAAAAGAAGAAATGTTTTGAAAATGTGTAGCACCGGTTTCCCCGCCTGAATGACAAGTCGGGCAGGCCTGACGGGCTTCGTTATGGATGCTCCGTTTGAAAACAGGCGTGATAATACATTTGTTCTTGACGCTCCAATTTGATAATTTGACTGGATAAGCCTTTAAGAAAAAAGCACAGGAACACTGGTTTCCTGTGCTTTTTTCATAGAGTATCTTAATAAAAGGACCATTAGTATCGATAAGTTTCAGGCTTAAATGGACCTTCAATTGGAGTACTGATATACTCAGATTGTTCCTGTGTCATGCGTGTAATCACTCCTGAAAAACCTTTCACCATCTCTGCAGCAACCTCTTCATCCAGCTTCTTGGGAAGGACCTTTACATAAACAGGTTCTCTTTCAGACTCAGGTTTGTCTGCCCATGCTTCCTTGTAGAGAAACATCTGCGCAAGTACCTGATTAGTGAATGATCCATCCATAATGCGTGACGGATGGCCGGTCGCGTTACCAAGGTTTACAAGACGTCCTTCAGAGAGAAGAAGAATATAGTCTTCAGCGTCATCAGACCTATAGACTTTATGGACTTGTGGTTTCACCTCTTCCCATCTCCAGTTGTCGCGCATGAATTGAGTGTCTATCTCATGATCAAAGTGGCCGATATTACAAACGATAGCTCCTCGTTTCACTGTAGCCAGCATATTACGGTCGCATACATTTACATTACCGGTTGTTGTTACGATCAGATCAGTTTTTTCCAACAACTGTTTGTCGATACAATCAGGAGAGCCGGTGTTGTTTCCATCAACATAAGGAGAAACAACTTCGAATCCGTCCATGCATGCCTGCATGCCACAGATAGGATCAATCTCAGAGATTTTTACGATCATTCCTTCTTGATTCAGACTCTGGGCAGAGCCCTTACCGACATCACCGTAACCTACAACGAGGGCTTTTTTGCCGGAAAGAAGAGCGTCTGTTCCGCGCTTAATAGCATCATTCAAGCTGTGGCGGCATCCGTACTTATTATCATTTTTGGATTTTGTTACAGAGTCGTTGACGTTGATGGCCGGTACCTTTAACTCTCCTTTTGCCATCATGTCGAAAAGTCTGTGAACACCGGTTGTAGTCTCTTCTGTAATGCCGTGGATCTTGTCAAGCATCTCCGGGTATTTCTCGTGGACCATGGCTGTGAGATCTCCGCCGTCATCAAGTAATACATTGGCATCCCACGGTTTTCCGTCCTTGATAATAGTCTGTTCGATGCACCATGAACCTTCCTCTTCTGTCTGGCCCTTCCAGGCATAAACAGCAACACCTGCAGCAGCCATAGCTGCGGCGGCGTGGTCTTGAGTGGAAAAAATGTTACATGAAGACCAGCGTACTTCCGCTCCAAGGGCAACAAGTGTTTCGATCAAAACAGCAGTCTGTATTGTCATATGGATACAGCCGATAATTTTAGCGCCCTTCAGGGGTTGCTCATTCTCATATTTTTTCCTAAGGCTCATTAAGCCGGGCATTTCACCTTC encodes the following:
- a CDS encoding MORN repeat-containing protein — its product is MKDIREYKEYLKYFVTVFGILMLGVCFSPLYSFGGLGVCVEGDCENGHGTYTLFGIEEYVGNFKAGVYDGEGTLTYFDGTKYIGTFDNGKYNGQGSLTLHDGSSYVGDFKGGAFSGQGTFTCFDGAKYVGNFENGKYNGQGTLTLSDNSIYVGEFADDKYEGQGTMTKTNGEKYVGMFNNGEFNGKGALTMPNGEKYVGDFKDGLLHGMGTLTSSNGSDYDVQFEYNNLISVSPSR
- a CDS encoding tetratricopeptide repeat protein yields the protein MTIFVKIIEQLVSFRAKVVFIIMAMVLSFSISAYAQEVLWEKLNNKADTLINQKRYPDALSVSEEALKVAEDTFGPDNPKVAISLNKIAELYVIKGSYAEIEPLYKRALEINEKSLGPDHPDVAISLNNLAELYYNQGRYIEAEPLYEHALKILKKTLGPDHPEVVITLESMRALYKKMSKDKKKKKCFENV
- the ahcY gene encoding adenosylhomocysteinase, with the protein product MTTLTLDYKVADINLADWGRRETTLAEGEMPGLMSLRKKYENEQPLKGAKIIGCIHMTIQTAVLIETLVALGAEVRWSSCNIFSTQDHAAAAMAAAGVAVYAWKGQTEEEGSWCIEQTIIKDGKPWDANVLLDDGGDLTAMVHEKYPEMLDKIHGITEETTTGVHRLFDMMAKGELKVPAINVNDSVTKSKNDNKYGCRHSLNDAIKRGTDALLSGKKALVVGYGDVGKGSAQSLNQEGMIVKISEIDPICGMQACMDGFEVVSPYVDGNNTGSPDCIDKQLLEKTDLIVTTTGNVNVCDRNMLATVKRGAIVCNIGHFDHEIDTQFMRDNWRWEEVKPQVHKVYRSDDAEDYILLLSEGRLVNLGNATGHPSRIMDGSFTNQVLAQMFLYKEAWADKPESEREPVYVKVLPKKLDEEVAAEMVKGFSGVITRMTQEQSEYISTPIEGPFKPETYRY